A genomic segment from Aegilops tauschii subsp. strangulata cultivar AL8/78 chromosome 1, Aet v6.0, whole genome shotgun sequence encodes:
- the LOC109773063 gene encoding pathogen-related protein, with amino-acid sequence MASAEGGDKYRSFLHGDGEKNTVWRHGAPPNYDLVNKLFEEERTKEWAEGSLEEKVQRLLKTWEMELVHKVRPEDQKSVHPKNYSATTNGLKPLTREEVMAMGGYNAFLATTLPPEHRIYDPDAESVESATSTFLTAFPRGFAIEVLDVYSGPPNPRIAFKFRHWGYMEGPFKGHPPHGRRVEFFGVCVFHVDEGTKVEKAEFFYERGNFLASFLSAPASAAASASGCPVMRGD; translated from the exons ATGGCCTCTGCTGAAGGAGGAGACAAATACCGGTCGTTCCTGCACGGCGACGGCGAGAAGAACACCGTGTGGAGGCATGGAGCCCCTCCCAACTACGACCTCGTGAACAAGCTCTTCGAGGAAGAGCGGACCAAG GAATGGGCCGAGGGATCTCTGGAAGAGAAGGTGCAGCGGCTGCTCAAGACCTGGGAGATGGAGTTGGTCCACAAGGTGCGGCCCGAGGACCAGAAGAGCGTCCACCCCAAGAACTACTCCGCCACCACCAACG GGCTGAAGCCTCTGACGCGGGAGGAGGTGATGGCCATGGGCGGCTACAACGCGTTCCTGGCGACCACGCTGCCGCCGGAGCACCGCATCTACGACCCGGACGCGGAGTCGGTCGAGTCGGCCACGTCCACGTTCCTCACGGCGTTTCCCCGGGGCTTCGCCATCGAGGTGCTGGACGTGTACAGCGGCCCGCCCAATCCCAGGATCGCCTTCAAGTTCCGGCACTGGGGCTACATGGAGGGCCCCTTCAAGGGCCACCCTCCGCACGGCCGCCGCGTCGAGTTCTTCGGCGTCTGTGTCTTCCAC GTTGATGAGGGCACCAAGGTGGAGAAGGCGGAGTTCTTCTACGAGCGCGGCAACTTCCTCGCAAGCTTCTTGAGTGCGCCAGCTTCTGCTGCTGCATCGGCTTCAGGTTGCCCTGTGATGAGAGGAGACTGA